A window of the Oryza brachyantha chromosome 5, ObraRS2, whole genome shotgun sequence genome harbors these coding sequences:
- the LOC102699866 gene encoding protein phosphatase 2C 53 — protein MEDVAVPAAPAPTLSSAAAGLTLFAAAAVAEAMEEALGAALPPLAAPGPGDDADASASACGSPCSVASDCSSVASTDFEGFAEQGPVLVADDLTAAAASVAVAEAAEPRAARSVFAVDCVPLWGLESICGRRPEMEDDYVVVPRFFDVPLWMVAGDAAVDGLDRASFRLPAHFFGVYDGHGGVQVANHCRQRIHTLLTEELRRAEEDARGTDLSRVESKKLWEKAFVDCFSRVDAEVGGNAAAGVQPVAPDTVGSTAVVAVVCSSHIIVANCGDSRAVLCRAKQPLPLSLDHKPNREDEYARIEAQGGKVIQWNGYRVLGVLAMSRSIGDKYLKPYIIPVPEVTVVARARDDDCLILASDGLWDVMSNEEVCDAARKRILLWHKKNAGTASTSSAQISGASSDPAAQAAADYLSKLALQKGSKDNITVVVIDLKAHRKLKSKA, from the exons ATGGAGGACGTCGCCGTGCCCGCCGCGCCTGCCCCCACGCTTAGCTCCGCGGCCGCAGGCCTCAcgctcttcgccgccgccgccgttgccgaggccatggaggaggctctcggcgccgcgctgccgcccctCGCTGCCCCCGGCCCCGGAGACGATGCcgacgcctccgcctccgcctgcgGGAGCCCTTGCTCCGTCGCCAGCGACTGTAGCAGCGTTGCCAGCACCGACTTCGAGGGCTTCGCCGAGCAAGGCCCTGTGCTTGTCGCCGACGACCTcacggctgccgccgcctccgtcgccgtcgcggaggcTGCCGAGCCGAGGGCTGCCAGGAGCGTGTTCGCCGTCGACTGCGTCCCGCTCTGGGGGCTGGAGTCCATatgcggccgccgcccggagATGGAGGACGACTATGTCGTCGTCCCGCGCTTTTTCGACGTTCCTCTGTGGATGGTTGCCGGCGACGCGGCAGTCGACGGCCTCGACCGGGCGTCCTTCCGCCTTCCCGCCCATTTCTTCGGCGTCTACGACGGCCACGGTGGAGTTCAG GTTGCCAATCACTGCCGGCAGAGAATCCACACCCTACTCACAGAGGAGCTGCGTAGAGCAGAGGAGGACGCGCGTGGCACTGACTTATCTAGGGTAGAGTCCAAGAAGCTGTGGGAGAAGGCGTTCGTGGATTGTTTCAGTCGTGTTGACGCTGAGGTGGGAGGAAATGCGGCAGCTGGAGTGCAGCCTGTTGCTCCAGACACCGTAGGGTCAACCGCTGTGGTTGCAGTCGTTTGCTCATCGCATATCATTGTTGCCAACTGCGGTGACTCGCGTGCTGTGCTCTGCCGGGCCAAGCAGCCTCTGCCCTTGTCGCTAGATCATAAA CCAAATAGGGAAGATGAGTACGCAAGGATTGAGGCACAGGGTGGCAAGGTTATCCAATGGAATGGTTATCGAGTTCTTGGTGTTCTTGCCATGTCGCGATCAATCG GGGACAAATACCTGAAGCCTTATATAATCCCGGTCCCTGAGGTGACAGTTGTTGCCCGTGCAAGAGACGATGATTGCCTTATTCTTGCAAGTGATGGTCTTTGGGATGTAATGTCGAATGAAGAGGTGTGTGATGCTGCTCGCAAGCGGATACTACTATGGCACAAGAAGAATGCGGGCACAGCATCAACATCGTCGGCCCAAATAAGCGGTGCTTCTTCAGATCCGGCCGCTCAAGCAGCTGCCGACTACTTGTCCAAGCTTGCCCTACAGAAGGGGAGCAAAGACAACATCACGGTGGTCGTAATTGACCTCAAGGCACATAGGAAGTTGAAGAGCAAAGCATGA
- the LOC102705351 gene encoding V-type proton ATPase subunit C — protein sequence MATRYWIVSLPVQTPAATANSLWARLQDSISRHSFDTPLYRFNVPDLRVGTLDSLLALSDDLVKSNVFVEGVSHKIRRQIEELERAGGVESGALTVDGVPVDTYLTRFVWDEGKYPTMSPLKEIIGSIQSQVAKIEDDMKVRAAEYNNVRSQLSAINRKQSGSLAVRDLSNLVKPEDMVTSEHLVTLLAIVPKYSQKDWLSSYESLDTFVVPRSSKKLYEDNEYALYTVTLFAKVVDNFKVRAREKGFQVRDFEYSPEAQESRKEELDKLLQDQEAMRASLLQWCYASYSEVFSSWMHFCAVRVFVESILRYGLPPSFLSAVLAPSQKGEKKVRSILEELCGNVHSIYWKSEDDVGVAGLGGETEAHPYVSFTINFV from the exons atGGCGACACGGTACTGGATAGTGTCTCTCCCCGTGCAGACTCCCGCCGCCACAGCCAATTCTCTCTGGGCGCGTCTCCAGGACTCGATCTCGCGCCACTCCTTCGACACGCCGCTCTACCGG TTCAACGTCCCCGATCTCCGCGTCGGCACGCTCGACTCGCTCCTCGCCCTCAGCGACGACCTCGTCAAG TCCAACGTCTTCGTTGAGGGGGTCTCGCACAAGATCCGGAGGCAGATCGAGGAGCTAGAGCGCGCTGGAGGTGTCGAAAGTGGCGCTCTCACCGTCGACGGCGTCCCCGTCGACACCTACCTTACCAG GTTTGTGTGGGATGAGGGCAAGTACCCAACGATGTCGCCGCTCAAGGAGATTATTGGCAGCATCCAATCCCAAGTTGCCAAGATTGAGGATGACATGAAG GTTCGGGCAGCAGAATACAACAATGTAAGGAGCCAGCTTAGTGCAATCAACAGAAAGCAAAGTGGAAG CTTAGCTGTTCGTGATCTTTCCAATCTAGTGAAACCAGAGGATATGGTCACATCAGAACATCTAGTAACACTTCTTGCAATTGTTCCTAAGTACTCCCAAAAGGATTGGTTGTCAAGCTATGAGTCCCTTGACACATTTGTG gtaCCGAGATCATCTAAAAAACTTTATGAAGACAACGAGTATGCTCTCTACACGGTAACATTGTTTGCTAAGGTTGTTGACAATTTTAAGGTCCGTGCACGTGAGAAAGGTTTCCAG GTTCGTGATTTTGAGTACAGTCCTGAAGCACAAGAAAGTAGGAAGGAAGAGCTAGACAAGCTTCTTCAAGACCAGGAAGCAATGAGGGCATCTCTTCTGCAGTGGTGCTATGCCAGCTACAGCGAG GTATTCAGTTCCTGGATGCACTTCTGTGCTGTGCGTGTCTTTGTAGAGAGCATTCTTAGATATGGTCTTCCCCCATCATTCCTG TCTGCTGTTCTAGCACCCTCTCAAAAGGGTGAGAAGAAAGTAAGGAGCATCCTGGAGGAGCTCTGCGGGAATGTCCATAG TATTTACTGGAAATCGGAAGATGATGTTGGTGTTGCTGGTCTGGGAGGTGAAACCGAGGCTCACCCTTATGTCTCCTTCACAATAAATTTTGTCTGA